In Athene noctua chromosome 8, bAthNoc1.hap1.1, whole genome shotgun sequence, a genomic segment contains:
- the FOXL2 gene encoding forkhead box protein L2 yields the protein MMTSYPEGEEDAVALLAHDTGGSKEPERGKEELSADKGPEKPDPSQKPPYSYVALIAMAIRESAEKRLTLSGIYQYIISKFPFYEKNKKGWQNSIRHNLSLNECFIKVPREGGGERKGNYWTLDPACEDMFEKGNYRRRRRMKRPFRPPPTHFQPGKTLFSPDSYGYLSPPKYLQSTFMNNSWPLAQPPAPMPYASCQMSGGNVSPVNVKGLSGPASYSPYSRVQSMALPSMVNSYNGMGHHHHPHAHHPQQLSPASPAPPAAPAANGAGLQFACARQPAELSMMHCSYWEHDSKHSALHSRIDI from the coding sequence ATGATGACCAGCTACCCGGAGGGCGAGGAGGACGCGGTGGCGCTGCTGGCTCATGACACCGGCGGCAGCAAGGAGCCGGAGCGGGGCAAGGAGGAGCTGAGCGCCGACAAGGGCCCCGAGAAGCCGGACCCCTCGCAGAAGCCCCCCTACTCCTACGTGGCCCTGATCGCCATGGCCATCCGGGAGAGCGCGGAGAAGAGGCTCACGCTGTCCGGGATCTACCAGTACATCATCAGCAAGTTCCCTTTCTACGAGAAGAACAAGAAGGGCTGGCAGAACAGCATCCGCCACAATCTCAGCCTCAACGAGTGCTTCATCAAGGTGccccgggagggcggcggcgAGCGCAAGGGCAACTACTGGACCCTGGACCCCGCCTGCGAGGACATGTTCGAGAAGGGCAACTACCGCAGGAGGCGGAGGATGAAGCGGCCCTTCCGGCCGCCCCCGACCCACTTCCAGCCCGGCAAGACCCTCTTCAGCCCCGACAGCTACGGCTACCTCTCCCCGCCCAAGTACTTGCAGTCCACCTTCATGAACAACTCGTGGCCGCTGGCGCAGCCCCCCGCGCCCATGCCCTACGCCTCTTGCCAGATGTCTGGCGGGAACGTCAGCCCCGTCAATGTGAAAGGACTCTCGGGCCCGGCGTCCTACAGCCCCTACTCGCGGGTGCAGAGCATGGCGCTGCCCAGCATGGTGAACTCCTACAACGGCAtgggccaccaccaccacccgcacgcccaccacccccagcagctcagcccggccagccccgcgccgcccgcggccccggcggcgaACGGAGCCGGCCTCCAGTTCGCCTGCGCCCGCCAGCCCGCCGAGCTGTCCATGATGCACTGTTCCTACTGGGAGCACGACAGCAAACACAGCGCCCTGCACTCCCGCATAGACATCTAG